From the genome of Azospirillum fermentarium:
CTGCATCGCGTTCAGATGTAGTCGATCACGTGGTTGGCGTTCCCCGCCTTGACGCGGGTGAAGGTCAGCCCCTGCGTGCCGGACGCCTTTTTCCGCTTCACGGTGTAATCGGTGCCGGGAACCATCAGCGCGTATTCGTCCATGCCGATGGTGATGTTATCGACCATGGGGGCGTACGACGGGTTGGACGAGGACATCAGGACAACGATGTTCAGGCTCGTCATCGCCGACACGTCCAGGGCCAGCAGGCCGGTCTGGAACTCCGCCCGGGAGTTGGCCACGCTGTCGAGCTGGGCCGCGGTGGCGGCGGTGGTCAGCGCCGAACCGTTCCATGTCATGGCATAGGCGGTGTCCACCCAGGCCGAGCCGTTCCACCGTTTCAGGGCCGAGCCGTACCCATCGGTGGAAATCAGGAATTTCATCGCCGTCCCCGGCGGCACGTACGCCGTCACCGCCCCGTTGTCGATGCTGGAGAAGGCCGACAGATCCAGCGCCGTCGCGCCCGGCTTGGTGGCGACCCAGTACGTGCCGGTCACGTACTGCTGACCATAGGGCAGCGTGGGAACGGCAATGGTGTCGCCGGTCCAGCCGCGGTCGGTGCCGTAGCTGTAGCGGATCTCGTCCATCCACCCGTACCAGCAATTGCTCCGGCTGGGGGCCCCGCCAATCGTCATGCGCAATGGGTAACCCGTGATGGAATAGAGTGTCACGTTGCTCACGCTGCCGACACGGGTGCCGTCCCAATAGAGGAAGAGCGAACTGCCGGAACGGACGACGGCGCAGTGATGCCAGGCTTGCGAAACGGAGACGGGGGACGGGGTGTTGTATGTGGCGCCGGTTTTGCCGCTGGTTGAATAGCGCACGGTCAGCCTGTTATCGGACGCGAGTCCGAGCGCCCACTGAATGCCCCCGCCTTGCGCATCCCAGATTTCATAGCCGCCGCAGACATTCACGAATTCGCGGAAAGCCGGGATATAGTCGGTGCCGGGATGAACAAAACATTCAAAAACCCAACTTCCCGTGGACCCATCGATATTCTGTGGATAAACATCCATAATGGACGATTGGCCGTTGCAGAGGAATGATGAAATTCCAAAATTTTTCTTCAAATTAGATGTGGTTATTTGTGCCCGGTCTGAGGTGAAGATTCTGTCCATGTTCGAGATCCAGATGCCATCCTTGACCGTCTTCACGCCTGTATTGCCGATGAGCGTGGCATTTTTCGACAATTCCTTCGCCCATTTCTGACCAGTCGAGCCGGACGAGAAATCCCAGAACAGCGCGGTGTCATCGTCGGACGTCAGGGCGGCCGGCGTGAAGTTGACCGTGTAACGGGGCTTGCCGCGGGTGAGGCGGAACTGGCTGATGTGGCCGGTGAGCGAACCATCCGTGGATGTCGTCCCCAGCCGCACCATGATATCGGTGGGGGACATTCCCAGCCACGCCTTCTTCATGAGGGGAGCGCCCGTTATTTTTCCGTTGATGTAAAGCGCATACCCGCGCGGCTCGCGCACGAGGGCGACATGAACGTCCGCGCCGACGGTTGTGGGACCGGTCGGAAGGGTTTCGATCGTCGATCCATCGAAGATGGAAGCCTTCAGGCCCGTCACGTCACCGAGGACCGACCAGCTCCCTCCTCCTCCATTGGCGCCCCAGATGCCGAAAAGGATGTGGTTGTAATTCAGGGTGGTCAGTTTGGCCCAGCATTCGAAACAGAAATATTCGGTGTAGCTGGCATTGAGCGGAGTCGAATTCCCGTCACTGAGGAGGCATGCATAGCTCACGTAGTTGTTTTCGGAGAAGCTCAGCGCCGTGCTGGAACCGTTGATGGACGCCGGGGCGAGCGCCGCCGTACCGGTGTAGACCAGCGTCCGGATCGACGACGCGTTCGTCTGCGCGGTCCCATGGCTGCTTTCGGAGCTGTCCAACGTCACCTTGTCACCGTTGGCGCCGTTGAAATGCAGCAGCAGCACCGTGCGGTCGTCGGCGGTGTACGGGGCCGTGGGCGGGGTGAAGCTGGACGTCCATTCGGCGACGCCGCGTTTCAGCCGCACCTCGTCCAGGCAGGCGTCCGTGGGGTAATTCCCACCGCCGCCGCTCCGGCCAATATAGAAGCGCCGCGGCGTGTCCCCCTGCATGTACAACGGCATGGTCCCGATGGCATAGGATCCTTTCTGAACACCGTTGGCGAACCAGAAAATCGTGCCGCCGCTGCGCGTCACGGCGATGTGGTGCCATTCCCCCACGGCCAGAACGCCAAAGCCGGACCCGGCCGGAAGAGCGTTCACCGTGCCGTTTTGGTTTGTATAGAGTGTGAGAAGAAGATTGGTCGTTCCAGAGGCGAATACAAAGGCGACGTTGCCGTTGATGGGCCCGGAGACGCAGGCGATGTCGCCCAGTCCAACCGGGACGCTGTTTGGGCGCACCCAGAAGTCGAGGGTGAAATCCTCCCCGTCCAGGGCGAAGTCGCCATGGGGCTTGCCGTACGACACGACCACGTCGGGGCGGGCGCCGCCGTTGATGCGCAGGCTGGAGGAGCCGAATTTGGCATAAGCGGTGGTGATCTCCGCATTGCCGCCCATGATGGCCACTTCATGCCCCGACCGGCTGTCGTCGCGGATGAACTGGTTGCCGTGACCGTCGTCGAAATGGAACAGGTGCACGGTGTCGGCATCGCGGACGTGCGGGGTGGTGTGCGGCATGAATGTGGCGGTGTAGCGCGCCACCTTGGAAACGCGGATCTCATCCATCCACCCGGTGAAGAACGGCGCGGCGGGGGACGACTCCCCGGCCGCCGCACCGATCACCATGGCCCGCGCGCCATAAGCGGTCGTGTCGGCGTAGGTTCCGGCGGACGTGCCGTTGACGTACAGCGTGGTGGTTCCGTTCTTTCGGGCAATGGCCCAATGGAACCATATATCGGCCGGGGGGGCGGTGGTGGAGATCCGGGCCGCCCCGTTGATCGACAGGGTGATGGTACCGGCACTCATGAAGAGCCGCGGGTTGGAGCCGGTGGTGTCGAGGATGGTGACGGGGGTGGCCACGGCGGTGCGGGCCCATCCCTCGATGGTGAAATCCTGCGCCGCCCCGAAGGCGATCTTGTAGCTTGACGGGATGGTGACGGCGCTGGCCCCGTCGAAATACGCACAGTGCGTGCCGAACGCGGTGATCTTGCGTTCGTCGACGACCTCGGTGTTGCCACTGCCTCCCTCGGCATGGATCAGCAGCTTGGTGGCGCCGTCGATCACGGCGCCGGCGGTGTTGGCCAGCGTGAAGGTGGTGCCCGTGGCGTCGGTCCCGTTGGTGTCCTGCTGGGCGTAGTCGCCTTCGTTGGTGTAGGTGATGTTGAAGGTCTGGCCGGCCACCTGCTCATAGGCGGCCAGGATCGACTGGCCGTTCAGGCTTGCGGTGTTTCCGGAGGGCACGTACAGCACGGACGATTGCTTGACCGTGGCTCCGTTCCCTGCCTCGGCGGGGATGGCGACGACCGTGCTCCAGGTGCCGTCTCCGCGCAGCACCTTGGTGGCATCGGGGGTGCCGGCGCCCAGAACGGCGGGGTTGATGGTGTCGCCGGTGGCGAATTCGCCCAGGGCGGCGGCCGGGCCGGTGATGGTGCCGTCGGCGTTGCGGCCGGTGCCGATGGCCTTGACCGGGGTAACATAGGTCATGTCGTCCTCGTCGGGAAAAGCGGTTGGGGTCAGAGGGCGCCGGGCGTCAGCGCGATGGGGCTGGAGGTGCCGTTTGCCAAGACGAAAGGCAGCACCGGCTGGTGCGTCAGGTCGCGGTAGTCGCCGGACAGGGCCACCGCGGACAGGCTGGCGCGGTCGGCCTTCTTCCCGAACTTGTCGGCGAGCGTCGTGATGAAAACCGGGTCGTTGCCGATCGCGGCAGCCAGCTTGCCCAGGGTGTCCAGCACCGGGGGGGCATCGCCGGTCACCTGTGCCACCGCCGTGGTGACGGCGGTGGTGGTGGCGGTGGTGGTGGCGGCGTTGGCGGTGAGCACGACGGTTTCCGCCTGGACGCGGGCTTCCTCCGCCCAATGATAGGCGGAATAGAGGCCCGGCTTGACCGGCGTGTTCCGCCCCGCCTGGGCAAACGCCTGTGCCAGGTCGCGGGCGTTGACGGCATCGGTCCTGGCCGCGAGAGCGTCGATGGCGGCCTGGGTGATCGACGCGGCGGAACTGGCCGTTTCAGCGGCGCGCATGCCCGCCGCCACCGCGTTGATCGCCGCCTGCTTCGCCTGCGTCGATGCTTCTCCCGCTTTCAGGGATGCGGTGACGGCGGCGGCTTCGGCGGCGGCCTTCTGGGCTTCGACCGAGGCGACGGCGCCACTGGCTTGCGTGGCGTAGAAGCGGGCGGAATACACCCCGCCCTCAACCGGGCCGCTCTCCTGGCTGGCCCAGGCGCCGGCGCGGTCGCGGGCGGTTTCGGCACCCTGCCGGGCAAGGGTGGCGCTGGTCTGGGCCGCCTGCGCCGCGGCCCTGGCGGCGACGGCGGCGTCACGGGCGGATTCGGCCGCCGTCTGATACTGGGCGGCCGCACCCGCCGCCGCTTCCGTCAGGGACTTGCTCGCCAGGGTCAGGCCGTAGGCGGCTTCGCTGACGGATTGGGCGGTTCCGGCGGCCTGCGCCGCGGACTGGGCCAGCGTTCCCGCCGCCATGGCATGATGCTTGGCCGAATAAC
Proteins encoded in this window:
- a CDS encoding LamG domain-containing protein → MTYVTPVKAIGTGRNADGTITGPAAALGEFATGDTINPAVLGAGTPDATKVLRGDGTWSTVVAIPAEAGNGATVKQSSVLYVPSGNTASLNGQSILAAYEQVAGQTFNITYTNEGDYAQQDTNGTDATGTTFTLANTAGAVIDGATKLLIHAEGGSGNTEVVDERKITAFGTHCAYFDGASAVTIPSSYKIAFGAAQDFTIEGWARTAVATPVTILDTTGSNPRLFMSAGTITLSINGAARISTTAPPADIWFHWAIARKNGTTTLYVNGTSAGTYADTTAYGARAMVIGAAAGESSPAAPFFTGWMDEIRVSKVARYTATFMPHTTPHVRDADTVHLFHFDDGHGNQFIRDDSRSGHEVAIMGGNAEITTAYAKFGSSSLRINGGARPDVVVSYGKPHGDFALDGEDFTLDFWVRPNSVPVGLGDIACVSGPINGNVAFVFASGTTNLLLTLYTNQNGTVNALPAGSGFGVLAVGEWHHIAVTRSGGTIFWFANGVQKGSYAIGTMPLYMQGDTPRRFYIGRSGGGGNYPTDACLDEVRLKRGVAEWTSSFTPPTAPYTADDRTVLLLHFNGANGDKVTLDSSESSHGTAQTNASSIRTLVYTGTAALAPASINGSSTALSFSENNYVSYACLLSDGNSTPLNASYTEYFCFECWAKLTTLNYNHILFGIWGANGGGGSWSVLGDVTGLKASIFDGSTIETLPTGPTTVGADVHVALVREPRGYALYINGKITGAPLMKKAWLGMSPTDIMVRLGTTSTDGSLTGHISQFRLTRGKPRYTVNFTPAALTSDDDTALFWDFSSGSTGQKWAKELSKNATLIGNTGVKTVKDGIWISNMDRIFTSDRAQITTSNLKKNFGISSFLCNGQSSIMDVYPQNIDGSTGSWVFECFVHPGTDYIPAFREFVNVCGGYEIWDAQGGGIQWALGLASDNRLTVRYSTSGKTGATYNTPSPVSVSQAWHHCAVVRSGSSLFLYWDGTRVGSVSNVTLYSITGYPLRMTIGGAPSRSNCWYGWMDEIRYSYGTDRGWTGDTIAVPTLPYGQQYVTGTYWVATKPGATALDLSAFSSIDNGAVTAYVPPGTAMKFLISTDGYGSALKRWNGSAWVDTAYAMTWNGSALTTAATAAQLDSVANSRAEFQTGLLALDVSAMTSLNIVVLMSSSNPSYAPMVDNITIGMDEYALMVPGTDYTVKRKKASGTQGLTFTRVKAGNANHVIDYI
- a CDS encoding DUF2793 domain-containing protein, with translation MAQYREGLVSVTQGSPVVTGTGTAWTGAVIPGQVFSLYRSGVSYTIASVDSGTRLTLSHPYAGASAAGEAYTITRDVTPYFNFPYPDAGDTDTTSLWKEMVLKVEGAIIAQDTGLTVVESRAASTPPATPSERGNYIVPANATGAWAGQAGRIAVWDKTTWTFIQPQVGWRVSVRDESYADVIYDAGGWRVSVAVGTLDRARDWAEKTDGPVEDTRYSAKHHAMAAGTLAQSAAQAAGTAQSVSEAAYGLTLASKSLTEAAAGAAAQYQTAAESARDAAVAARAAAQAAQTSATLARQGAETARDRAGAWASQESGPVEGGVYSARFYATQASGAVASVEAQKAAAEAAAVTASLKAGEASTQAKQAAINAVAAGMRAAETASSAASITQAAIDALAARTDAVNARDLAQAFAQAGRNTPVKPGLYSAYHWAEEARVQAETVVLTANAATTTATTTAVTTAVAQVTGDAPPVLDTLGKLAAAIGNDPVFITTLADKFGKKADRASLSAVALSGDYRDLTHQPVLPFVLANGTSSPIALTPGAL